The Candidatus Latescibacterota bacterium DNA segment AGGTACGGCTATGGAGCCCATACCTATATGGAATTCCTGTTGCGCGGCTCCAAAGTCGGCAATGATGGGGTAGAAGTCCAGCTCTTTCACCGGTGGCTTTCGGCTTGGTGTATGGGCAAAAAAGTCGTATAGAACGGAATTTCCATGGTGTGAGTGTGCCAGCAGGAAACCACCTCCACCCAGAGAGGATAAAACAGGCTCGCATACACAACTGGAAAACAGGGCTGCCAGAGCTGCGTCAAAGGCGTTGCCGCCAGCTTCGAGTATGCTGGCGGCCGCACCTGCAGTGTCATGATGGCCGGCAGCTATAATACCAATAGGATTTTTCATGGAATAATTCGTACAACCGGATATTTGTACCAGACTCTAAAATATAGGGTATTTGCCTAAGGAGTCTCTGACTGATTCGCTGATGAGTTGAGTTTGGATCTAAATGGCGATGATCGCAAGGTACGCATATCTTAAGACCCAAAGGCAGCATCTCGGCTAGTAAGAGGTCCAATAATGCGAATTGCTTGCTATTGATGT contains these protein-coding regions:
- a CDS encoding gamma-glutamyltransferase, which produces MKNPIGIIAAGHHDTAGAAASILEAGGNAFDAALAALFSSCVCEPVLSSLGGGGFLLAHSHHGNSVLYDFFAHTPSRKPPVKELDFYPIIADFGAAQQEFHIGMGSIAVP